In Sandaracinaceae bacterium, the genomic window CTCGCACCTGACGGGCCGGCGCGGGAGGTGGTCCACGCGCCTCATGCGCACGCTGCTGCCGCGACGCGCGCTGGTCTCGCTGTACGGGCAGAGCACCCGGGCCATGTTCGAGCGCTGAAGCGCGGGCGGCCAGCCAACGCGGCCCACAGCCCCGGCAGACCGACGGGGGAGGCGCTGGACGCGAGCGGACTCGGGCATCGGCCGGTGCACCGACGCGGCCTCGCAGCCATGCCTCGCCGCGCGCTACTTCATCATCCGCGCGGTGATGCGCGTGAGCAGCCAGCGCGGCGTGAGGAGCCCGCCCCAGTACATGAGCCGGTTCAGCAAACCATGGATGGACAGCACGCGGCCACGCCGCATCGCCACGTACCCATGGCGCGCCACGCTGTCGGCGGTCGCCACCGCGCCCTTGAAGAGCAGCGTGTCCCCCGCCCCCGCCACGGCGGCGAAGCCCGTGTGTGTGGCACCGGGGCAGTGGGCCGTGACGGTGACCCCCGTCCCCCGTAGCTCGTGCGCGATGCCCTCGCTGAACGACACGACGTAGGCCTTGGTCGCGAAGTACACGCTCATCCCCGGGCCGGCTTGGAAGGCCGCGGTGGACGCGATGTTCAGCACCTGCCCGAAGCCACGCGCGACCATCCCCGGCACGAAGAGGTGCGTCAGCGCCGTGAGCGACGTCACGTTGACCTCCACCATCTCGAGCTCGGATGACAGCTCGCTCTCTCGGAACGCCCCCACGTAGCCGAGGCCGGCGTTGTTGACCAGGATGTCCACCGTCACGCCATCCCGCACGAGCGCGTCGAACAGAGCGCTCGGGGCACCAGGCCGCGACAGGTCGGCGGGGTACACGAGCGCGCGTACACCGCGCTGCTCGAGCTCGGCTGCGACGGCGCGCAGCTTGTCCTCGCTGCGAGCGACCAGGACGACGTCGCAGCCGTCGTTGGCGAGGAGCTTGGCGTACTCGACGCCGAGGCCGGAGCTGGCTCCCGTGACGAGGGCGGTGCGCTTGGTGGGCATGCGGGGTCTCTTGGGTCGGGGGTTGGGCCGAGGGTGGCGTCGAGGGGCTCGCGGGGCACACTCTGGGACACCCGGAGCCCTCATGCACGCCATCGACACCCTCCTCGCGCGCCTCGACCTCGACCGCCTCGACCGCGACCTGTACCGCGGCCACACCCCGAACGACGGGCGGCAGCGCGTGTTCGGAGGGCTCGTCGCCGCGCAGAGCCTGATCGCCGCCTACCGGACCGTGGACGAGACCGACAAGTTCGCCCACTCGCTGCACGGGTACTTCCTGCGCCCGGGCAACCCGCGCGGGCCGATCCTGTTCGACGTGGACCGCATCCGCGACGGCAAGTCCTTCGCCACGCGCCGCGTCGTCGC contains:
- a CDS encoding SDR family oxidoreductase, with product MPTKRTALVTGASSGLGVEYAKLLANDGCDVVLVARSEDKLRAVAAELEQRGVRALVYPADLSRPGAPSALFDALVRDGVTVDILVNNAGLGYVGAFRESELSSELEMVEVNVTSLTALTHLFVPGMVARGFGQVLNIASTAAFQAGPGMSVYFATKAYVVSFSEGIAHELRGTGVTVTAHCPGATHTGFAAVAGAGDTLLFKGAVATADSVARHGYVAMRRGRVLSIHGLLNRLMYWGGLLTPRWLLTRITARMMK